A portion of the Candidatus Methylomirabilota bacterium genome contains these proteins:
- a CDS encoding DUF4410 domain-containing protein: MMRSGFFFRPLAFGFFMLFAGCYGAYQVRPDDPVGAGTLKPTVEDKDIGLVGIADGFNLTAYQVVLVDSFPVTDPAIKDEGDRRFAASMTAFLQSELVRRLRESGLFVRVVNLTETEWRPGAERALRLQGKITRLGEGSQAARAFFGAYGAGKARAQAETTFLDVQTSRPVMVTADRRVAQMGFFGGDSRDHLRESFDDMARDLAKFLVRLSKGEAPKKD; this comes from the coding sequence ATGATGCGTTCTGGCTTCTTCTTCCGACCTCTCGCATTCGGGTTCTTCATGCTCTTCGCCGGATGTTACGGCGCTTACCAAGTACGGCCCGACGACCCGGTCGGCGCCGGCACCCTCAAGCCCACTGTGGAAGACAAGGACATCGGCCTCGTCGGGATCGCGGATGGATTCAATCTCACGGCCTATCAGGTCGTTCTGGTGGACAGCTTCCCGGTGACCGATCCCGCCATCAAAGACGAGGGTGACCGTAGATTCGCCGCCTCCATGACGGCGTTCCTCCAGTCGGAGCTCGTGCGGCGGCTCCGCGAGAGCGGGCTCTTCGTTCGAGTCGTGAACCTCACCGAGACGGAGTGGCGGCCGGGCGCCGAGAGAGCGTTGAGGCTCCAGGGCAAGATCACTCGGCTCGGCGAGGGCTCGCAGGCGGCGCGAGCCTTCTTCGGCGCCTACGGCGCCGGGAAGGCGAGGGCCCAGGCTGAGACGACGTTCCTGGACGTGCAGACAAGTCGGCCCGTCATGGTGACGGCGGACCGTCGTGTCGCCCAGATGGGCTTCTTCGGCGGCGATAGCAGGGACCACCTGAGGGAGTCCTTCGACGACATGGCGCGCGACCTCGCGAAGTTCCTGGTCCGGCTGAGCAAGGGTGAGGCGCCCAAGAAGGACTGA
- a CDS encoding polysaccharide deacetylase family protein, which produces MMLARLALVGAGAWAAYAWGAHLLTPASARRGSPAYRKMALTFDDGPDPDWTPRVLDVLAEKRVRASFFLVGERAARAPDTVRRIAAEGHEVASHAWSHRSLWFLGPGATEREVARTHELLGDLAGNAPRHFRPPWGMLNASLFGALRRHGERLVLWSIQPEGLRPVAPEAQVNHVLERAHPGAIVDLHDAEGTPAAPERLVAALPAMIDGLAAARYELTTVADLLDAPGPR; this is translated from the coding sequence ATGATGCTCGCCCGGCTCGCACTCGTCGGCGCAGGCGCGTGGGCGGCCTACGCCTGGGGCGCCCACCTGCTGACGCCCGCGTCCGCCCGGCGCGGCTCGCCCGCGTACCGTAAGATGGCGCTCACGTTCGACGACGGCCCCGACCCCGACTGGACGCCGCGCGTGCTCGACGTCCTCGCGGAGAAGCGCGTGCGCGCGTCGTTCTTCCTCGTCGGCGAGCGCGCCGCGCGCGCGCCGGACACCGTCCGGCGCATCGCCGCCGAGGGCCACGAGGTGGCGAGCCACGCCTGGTCCCACCGGAGCCTCTGGTTTCTCGGCCCGGGCGCGACCGAGCGCGAGGTGGCGCGCACCCACGAGCTCCTCGGCGACCTCGCCGGCAACGCGCCACGCCACTTCCGCCCGCCCTGGGGGATGCTGAACGCGTCGCTCTTCGGCGCGCTCCGACGCCACGGCGAGCGTCTCGTGCTGTGGTCCATCCAGCCCGAGGGCCTCCGGCCGGTGGCGCCGGAGGCGCAGGTGAACCACGTCCTCGAGCGCGCCCATCCGGGAGCGATCGTGGATCTGCACGACGCCGAGGGCACGCCGGCCGCGCCCGAGCGGCTCGTCGCCGCCCTCCCGGCGATGATCGACGGGCTAGCGGCCGCGCGCTACGAGCTGACGACGGTCGCCGACCTGCTCGACGCCCCCGGCCCGCGCTAG